One window from the genome of Garra rufa chromosome 1, GarRuf1.0, whole genome shotgun sequence encodes:
- the atxn2l gene encoding ataxin-2-like protein isoform X4 has translation MHVTKKNRNSVKTPSQSPPVFEGVYNNSRMLHFLTAVVGSRCDVMVKNGSVYEGIFKTLSSRCELAVDAVHKVKNEEGDGGGGGGTPVHPRREEITDTMIFGPNDLVTMICKDVDLNYATRDTFTDSAIGSRINGDHREKVLQRWDGGDSNGENFDLDADASNGWDASEMFRFNEETYGVKSTYDSSLSMYTVPLERGSTEGFRQREARAARLANEIEASSQYRSRVALENDEGRTEEDKFSAVARDRDRDGGERGRDSPGFSSAGSREAKYIPLPQRAREREMGVSGRGERGGAVSTLPNRTNRPGPSSSSPRPLPSGSGQSILPTDRSSPLSIRGGYSTHQSQSSPPTQPRPSEPGHSSPPSPHTLPHSLSHPQSLSDSARPVNGVSSRMSPKSQRPGQTNRNLRTPNSHSSPTVSRSPKPDAPSQDPPLANPTYLDTSSVTMVNPKASGTMVNPTGPTPLFPVDVNEILAKERTESPASPQEGKSGKVSSVQQRQHLEELRKFCNDFRLPSSSTHSSSKTSTADSVQANPAHNTQTDPAPLSEAKAAQPTTLTTEPPAEDRSRETNAEGVATTTPPPSTNISAPSALSGPAMQNPAAEGQTSGTPQPARTPGSEEGKPEASERSEGMADQVKKSTLNPNAKEFNPTKAPLSMVKPSATPTPPRPTPPSPTVVLQPPPGQGAIYNTQYLSYVSPIQIQGHSVQAPQMYPYPMTTVNQGKYPRTKGSVVTPRPDHSSSAPPMIQAAASAAGPPLVASPYPPSYLQYNQVISAMPHYPGQVYSMLQGGPRMLGSGGHPQTLGPPGPQYPGQNEGPPAPQQGMYAPQSFSHHSGSIHPPQPSSTPTGSQPPPQHPAPSPGQSGQSGPQPQSLYHSGPLSAPTPPNLPPGHSSPQASYSLQGYGLPGHQPLPHHYSSLGQLTQTHALSGPHHSGGHGPPPMMLLHATPQQGSGPQHGPPPPQQGPPQHYTYIGPPQVQAHSQQISFHTPGN, from the exons ATGCATGTGACAAAAAA AAACAGAAACTCTGTGAAGACTCCCTCACAGTCACCACCT GTGTTTGAGGGTGTGTACAACAACTCCCGGATGCTCCATTTTCTCACAGCCGTGGTG GGCTCCAGATGCGATGTTATGGTGAAGAATGGCAGTGTATATGAGGGAATCTTCAAGACGTTAAGCTCACGT TGTGAGCTGGCAGTGGACGCAGTGCACAAAGTGAAAAATGAAGAAGGTGATGGAGGCGGTGGCGGAGGCACACCAGTCCATCCCAGGAGAGAAGAGATCACAGACACCATGATCTTTGGCCCTAATGATCTCGTCACTATGATCTGCAAAGATGTGGACCTCAATTACGCTACCCGAG ACACTTTCACAGACTCTGCGATCGGGTCAAGAATAAATGGTGACCACAGAGAGAAGGTCCTTCAAAGGTGGGATGGAGGCGATAGCAATGGAGAAAATTTTGACCTTGATGCAGACGCA TCTAATGGTTGGGATGCCAGCGAGATGTTCCGCTTTAATGAGGAGACCTATGGGGTGAAGTCCACCTATGACTCCAGTCTCTCCATGTACAC GGTTCCTCTGGAGCGGGGCAGCACTGAGGGCTTCAGACAGCGAGAAGCTCGAGCCGCCCGATTGGCCAATGAGATCGAGGCCAGTTCGCAGTATCGCAGCAGGGTGGCACTGGAGAATGATGAGGGTCGAACCGAGGAAGACAAATTCAGTGCTGTGGCTAGGGACAGAGACCGTGATGGAGGAGAAAGAGGAAGAGACAGTCCTGGGTTCTCCAGTGCTGGCAGCAG ggaGGCCAAGTACATTCCTCTACCCCAGAGGGCAAGGGAGCGAGAGATGGGAGTTTCTGGAAGGGGCGAAAGAGGAGGAGCAGTATCCACCCTGCCTAATCGAACAAATAGACCTGGCCCCTCGAGCTCTTCACCTAGACCCCTCCCCTCTGGAAGTGGCCAGTCCATTCTTCCCACTGATAGGAGCAGCCCTCTGTCCATCAGAGGAGGATACTCCACACACCAATCACAGAGCAGCCCGCCTACACAGCCCCGCCCCTCAGAGCCAGGTCACTCTAGCCCTCCTTCCCCACACACTCTCCCACATTCGCTCTCACACCCACAGTCTCTCTCAGACTCGGCCCGGCCTGTCAATGGAG TGTCATCCAGAATGTCACCTAAATCTCAAAGGCCTGGACAGACCAACAGAAACCTGCGTACCCCAAACTCTCACTCCTCCCCTACAG TCTCTCGTTCCCCTAAACCAGATGCTCCTTCCCAGGACCCTCCTCTGGCTAATCCTACCTACTTGGATACCTCTTCGGTTACTATGGTGAACCCCAAAGCTTCGGGTACTATGGTGAACCCCACTGGCCCCACCCCTCTGTTCCCTGTAGATG TGAATGAAATCCTGGCGAAGGAAAGGACAGAGAGTCCAGCTAGTCCTCAGGAGGGCAAGAGCGGCAAAG TCTCTTCAGTCCAGCAGAGACAACACCTTGAGGAGCTTCGCAAGTTTTGTAATGATTTTAGG CTTCCCTCTAGCTCCACCCATTCCAGCTCCAAAACTTCAACCGCTGACTCTGTTCAAGCAAACCCTGCCCATAACACACAAACAGACCCGGCCCCTCTATCAGAAGCTAAAGCAGCCCAGCCCACAACCCTGACTACAGAGCCTCCAGCAGAGGACAGAAGTAGAGAGACAAATGCAGAGGGGGTGGCGACCACCACCCCTCCGCCATCCACAAACATCTCTGCACCCTCTGCCCTGTCTGGCCCTGCCATGCAAAATCCAGCTGCAGAAGGGCAAACATCAGGGACACCCCAACCTGCAAGGACCCCAGGCAGTGAGGAGGGCAAACCAGAGGCCTCTGAGAGATCAGAGGGCATGGCTGA TCAAGTGAAGAAATCTACACTCAATCCCAACGCCAAAGAGTTCAACCCCACCAAGGCTCCTCTCAGCATG GTGAAGCCCTCAGCCACTCCCACCCCACCACGGCCAACTCCACCCAGCCCCACAGTGGTGTTGCAGCCCCCGCCAGGCCAGGGAGCCATTTACAACACTCAGTACCTGAGCTACGTCTCACCCATCCAGATACAGGGCCACTCTGTACAG gcaCCCCAGATGTACCCATATCCCATGACAACTGTAAACCAAGGAAAGTACCCAAGAACAAAAG GTTCTGTGGTGACTCCTCGTCCAGACCACAGCTCTTCAGCGCCCCCTATGATCCAGGCTGCGGCATCAGCAGCAGGACCTCCTCTGGTGGCGTCTCCTTACCCTCCCTCGTATCTGCAGTACAACCAGGTCATATCAGCAATGCCCCACTACCCTGGACAG GTGTACTCTATGCTTCAGGGTGGACCACGAATGCTTGGATCGGGAGGGCACCCACAGACCCTGGGTCCCCCAGGCCCCCAGTACCCTGGTCAGAATGAAGGACCGCCAGCCCCTCAGCAGGGGATGTATg CTCCGCAGTCATTCTCTCATCACTCTGGTTCCATCCATCCTCCTCAGCCCTCCAGCACCCCCACAGGCAGCCAGCCGCCCCCTCAGCACCCCGCCCCTAGTCCAGGACAG TCTGGTCAGTCTGGTCCTCAGCCTCAGTCTTTGTATCACTCTGGGCCACTGTCAGCCCCCACGCCCCCTAATCTGCCCCCAGGACACAGCTCTCCACAAGCCTCCTACTCCCTTCAGGGTTACGGCTTGCCGGGACACCAGCCCCTGCCTCATCACTACTCCTCTCTAGGACAGCTGACACAG ACCCATGCTCTCTCGGGTCCTCACCACTCAGGAGGTCACGGCCCACCGCCTATGATGTTGCTTCATGCCACCCCTCAGCAGGGTTCTGGCCCCCAGCACGGACCTCCTCCACCCCAGCAGGGACCCCCCCAGCACTACACCTACATTGGACCACCTCAGG TGCAGGCTCATTCCCAGCAGATTTCATTCCACACTCCTGGAAACTGA